A single genomic interval of Microbacterium sp. zg-Y1090 harbors:
- a CDS encoding bacitracin resistance protein, with the protein MTVSEAAPRRTALPTWLIAVIAGGFLLLYAFVFWTALGFLLQQAGGMAGLTGLGWFVLLLPVIVPPLVFAAAFAVGWRRPALPFTAVMLAGLAFVAVFWLDVLAYAAATPALYGA; encoded by the coding sequence GTGACCGTGTCCGAGGCCGCCCCGCGGCGCACCGCCCTGCCGACCTGGCTCATCGCCGTGATCGCCGGCGGGTTCCTGCTGCTCTACGCCTTCGTCTTCTGGACGGCGCTGGGCTTCCTGCTGCAGCAGGCAGGGGGCATGGCGGGCCTGACCGGGCTCGGCTGGTTCGTGCTGCTGCTGCCCGTGATCGTCCCCCCGCTGGTGTTCGCCGCGGCCTTCGCGGTGGGATGGCGCCGACCGGCGCTGCCGTTCACCGCCGTCATGCTGGCGGGTCTGGCCTTCGTCGCGGTCTTCTGGCTCGATGTGCTCGCCTACGCCGCCGCCACCCCCGCCCTCTACGGCGCCTGA
- a CDS encoding fumarylacetoacetate hydrolase family protein, producing MKFARLGPVGQEIPVVIDGDRHLDLRPITSDVDGAFLADDPVGRTAQAMAAELLPDLGDVSELRVGAPIARPSAVVCIGMNYAAHAAESGSAPPEIPIMFLKTPNTVVGPDDDVQIPRGSTKTDWEVELGVVIGRRASYLDSPAQARAHIAGFVTANDVSERDFQMAVSGGQWSKGKCAPGFNPTGPWLVTPDDVDHTGLRLRSRVNGAPRQDSTTADMIFSVEHIIWHLSQYLALEPGDLVLTGTPEGVALSGRFPYLAPGDVVEVEIEGLGRQRQTFRAWEATR from the coding sequence ATGAAGTTCGCGCGTCTCGGGCCCGTCGGCCAAGAGATCCCCGTCGTGATCGACGGAGATCGGCACCTCGACTTGCGTCCGATCACCTCCGATGTCGACGGTGCCTTCCTCGCCGATGACCCCGTCGGTCGCACCGCGCAGGCGATGGCGGCGGAGCTGCTGCCCGACCTCGGCGATGTCTCGGAGCTGCGGGTGGGGGCGCCGATCGCGCGACCGAGCGCGGTCGTCTGCATCGGGATGAACTACGCCGCGCATGCGGCCGAGTCCGGCTCGGCCCCGCCGGAGATCCCGATCATGTTCCTGAAGACGCCCAACACGGTGGTCGGCCCGGACGACGACGTGCAGATCCCGCGCGGCTCGACCAAGACCGACTGGGAGGTGGAGCTCGGCGTCGTGATCGGGCGGCGTGCGTCGTATCTCGACTCGCCGGCCCAGGCGCGTGCCCACATCGCGGGATTCGTGACGGCCAACGACGTCTCCGAGCGTGATTTCCAGATGGCGGTCTCGGGAGGCCAGTGGTCCAAAGGCAAGTGCGCGCCGGGCTTCAACCCCACGGGACCGTGGCTGGTCACCCCGGACGACGTCGACCACACCGGACTGCGGCTGCGCAGCCGGGTCAACGGCGCGCCGCGGCAGGACTCCACGACGGCCGACATGATCTTCTCCGTCGAGCACATCATCTGGCATCTCTCGCAGTACCTCGCCCTCGAGCCCGGTGATCTGGTCCTCACGGGCACGCCGGAAGGGGTGGCGCTGTCCGGCCGATTCCCGTATCTGGCACCGGGAGACGTGGTAGAGGTGGAGATCGAGGGACTCGGCCGTCAGCGCCAGACGTTCCGGGCATGGGAGGCGACGCGATGA
- a CDS encoding TetR/AcrR family transcriptional regulator, whose translation MSRPPRARESVLDAFETLLIDDGPRAATMEAAASAAGVSKGGLLYHFASKDALEAGLLERMEQLAHDDVAQLVAAPEGPVAAFLRSSIMDDSALDRALIAGSRLAQGGSPAATAALRRVREMWEQALRPHTRDETTLQLVLLVSDGLYFNNALGAGAVPGPVPRGDDMDALIALVERAVAP comes from the coding sequence ATGAGCCGCCCACCCCGCGCCCGCGAGAGCGTGCTGGATGCATTCGAGACGCTGCTCATCGACGACGGCCCGCGCGCGGCGACCATGGAGGCGGCCGCGTCTGCGGCCGGGGTCTCCAAGGGCGGGCTGCTGTATCACTTCGCCTCGAAGGACGCCCTCGAAGCCGGTCTGCTGGAACGCATGGAGCAGCTGGCCCACGACGACGTGGCGCAGCTGGTCGCCGCACCTGAGGGCCCGGTGGCGGCGTTCCTGCGGTCGAGCATCATGGACGACTCGGCCCTCGATCGCGCGCTCATCGCCGGATCGAGGCTCGCGCAGGGCGGCTCCCCCGCCGCGACCGCCGCACTGCGGCGCGTGCGAGAGATGTGGGAGCAGGCGCTGCGCCCCCACACCCGCGACGAGACCACCCTGCAGCTCGTGCTGCTGGTCAGCGACGGCCTCTACTTCAACAATGCCCTCGGCGCCGGCGCCGTGCCCGGCCCGGTGCCGCGCGGCGACGACATGGACGCGCTCATCGCGCTCGTGGAGCGAGCCGTCGCCCCGTGA
- the serA gene encoding phosphoglycerate dehydrogenase, producing MPQPVVLIAEELSPATIDALGPDFDVRHVDGADRAQLLPALADAHAVLIRSATKMDAEAIAAAPQLKVIARAGVGLDNVDIKTATTAGVMVVNAPTSNIVSAAELTIGHILSLARRIPAAHASLAAGQWKRSAYTGVELFEKTVGIIGLGRIGALIAARLQAFGMNVVAYDPYVTSARAQQLGVQLLSLDDLLQQSDFITIHMPKTPETTGMISTEQFRLMKPSAYIVNVARGGLIDEEALHTALTTGEIAGAGLDVFTTEPPVEGGTAHALLDLPNVVVTPHLGASTDEAQEKAGVSVAKSVRLALGGELVPDAVNVAGGVIDPYVRPGIPLVEKLGQIFSALAHSPLTSLDVEVHGDLSGYDVSVLKLAALKGVFTNVVSESVSYVNAPLLAEQRGVEARLIVDDQSDEYRNVITLRGALSDGSQLSVSGTLTGTKQIEKLVGINDYAVELPIERHHIVMLYTDRPGIVAVYGQKFGEAGINIAGMQIARRAAGGQALSVLTVDSPVGDDVLDAVSSAIQADLFRQIEITES from the coding sequence GTGCCTCAGCCCGTCGTGCTCATCGCCGAAGAACTCTCTCCCGCCACGATCGACGCCCTCGGGCCCGACTTCGACGTGCGGCACGTCGACGGGGCCGACCGGGCGCAGCTGCTGCCGGCCCTCGCCGACGCGCACGCGGTGCTCATCCGCTCGGCGACGAAGATGGATGCCGAGGCGATCGCCGCCGCGCCGCAGCTGAAGGTCATCGCCCGGGCAGGGGTGGGCCTGGACAACGTCGACATCAAGACCGCCACCACCGCCGGCGTCATGGTCGTCAACGCCCCGACCTCCAACATCGTCTCCGCGGCCGAGCTCACCATCGGGCACATCCTGAGCCTGGCCCGTCGCATCCCCGCCGCCCACGCCTCGCTCGCGGCCGGACAGTGGAAGCGCAGCGCCTACACCGGCGTCGAGCTCTTCGAGAAGACCGTCGGCATCATCGGCCTCGGCCGCATCGGCGCTCTCATCGCCGCGCGGCTGCAGGCGTTCGGCATGAACGTGGTGGCCTACGACCCCTACGTCACGAGTGCGCGCGCCCAGCAGCTGGGCGTGCAGCTGCTCTCACTCGACGACCTGCTGCAGCAGAGCGACTTCATCACGATCCACATGCCCAAGACCCCCGAGACCACGGGCATGATCTCCACCGAGCAGTTCCGCCTGATGAAGCCGTCGGCCTACATCGTCAACGTCGCCCGTGGCGGACTGATCGACGAGGAGGCGCTGCACACCGCCCTGACGACGGGGGAGATCGCCGGAGCCGGCCTCGACGTCTTCACGACCGAGCCGCCTGTCGAAGGCGGAACCGCCCACGCCCTGCTGGACCTGCCCAACGTGGTGGTGACCCCTCACCTGGGCGCCTCCACCGACGAGGCGCAGGAGAAGGCGGGCGTCTCGGTGGCGAAGTCGGTGCGTCTCGCCCTGGGCGGCGAGCTCGTGCCCGACGCCGTCAACGTCGCGGGTGGCGTCATCGACCCGTACGTGCGTCCCGGCATCCCCCTGGTCGAGAAGCTCGGGCAGATCTTCAGCGCCCTCGCCCACTCGCCGCTGACCAGCCTCGATGTCGAGGTGCACGGCGACCTCAGCGGCTACGACGTCAGCGTGCTCAAGCTCGCGGCGCTCAAGGGCGTGTTCACCAACGTCGTCAGCGAGAGCGTGTCGTACGTCAACGCCCCGCTGCTGGCCGAGCAGCGCGGGGTCGAGGCGCGGCTGATCGTGGACGACCAGTCCGACGAATACCGCAACGTGATCACGCTGCGCGGCGCCCTCTCCGACGGCTCCCAGCTGTCGGTCTCGGGGACACTCACCGGCACCAAGCAGATCGAGAAGCTCGTCGGCATCAACGACTACGCCGTCGAGCTGCCCATCGAGCGCCACCACATCGTCATGCTCTACACCGACCGTCCCGGCATCGTCGCGGTCTACGGGCAGAAGTTCGGCGAGGCCGGCATCAACATCGCCGGCATGCAGATCGCGCGTCGCGCGGCCGGTGGTCAGGCGCTGTCGGTGCTGACGGTCGACTCTCCCGTCGGCGATGACGTGCTCGACGCGGTGAGCTCGGCGATCCAGGCCGACCTGTTCCGCCAGATCGAGATCACCGAGTCCTGA
- a CDS encoding DNA polymerase III subunit gamma/tau produces the protein MARTDDEALSWEGDDDPTLAPGPAAPALPDGYRAVGKGSEQVGADSDADAAEGLLDTADAAAPGMSNAALVGVGVFAGVYLLLSIGWLLGGARLQLVAQLFLDPVAFQITLWMAVLAPPIWFGTVFLLTRASRVWVRMVLLAAGAVLLVPWPFVLAGVTL, from the coding sequence ATGGCCCGAACCGACGACGAGGCGCTCTCCTGGGAGGGCGACGACGATCCGACGCTTGCGCCCGGCCCCGCCGCCCCCGCGCTTCCCGACGGCTACCGCGCCGTCGGCAAGGGCAGCGAGCAGGTGGGCGCCGACTCCGACGCTGATGCCGCGGAGGGTCTGCTCGACACCGCTGACGCGGCCGCGCCCGGCATGAGCAACGCGGCGCTCGTCGGAGTCGGGGTGTTCGCCGGCGTCTACCTGCTGCTGTCGATCGGGTGGCTCCTCGGCGGTGCGCGGCTGCAACTGGTCGCCCAGCTCTTCCTCGACCCCGTCGCCTTCCAGATCACGCTCTGGATGGCCGTGCTCGCCCCGCCGATCTGGTTCGGCACCGTCTTCCTCCTCACCCGCGCCTCGCGCGTGTGGGTGCGCATGGTGCTGCTCGCCGCCGGCGCCGTGCTGCTGGTGCCGTGGCCCTTCGTGCTGGCGGGGGTGACCCTGTGA
- a CDS encoding enolase C-terminal domain-like protein: MTRIVALETADIRFPTSLSLDGSDAMNPDPDYSAAYLRITTDAADDLEGHAFVFTIGRGNDVQVAAVDALAGHLVGRELEPLLADMGATNRTLMDDSQLRWLGPEKGVMHMAIGAVINALWDLKAKRAGLPLWQLLARMTPEELVDLVDFRYLTNALTREDALEILRAAVPGRAAREAELLATGYPAYTTTPGWLGYSDEKLARLCREALAEGFGQIKLKVGADLDDDIRRMRIAREVCGEGFPIAVDANQRWEVAEAIEWMRALAPFDPAWIEEPTSPDDVLGHAEIARAIAPVRVATGEHAHNRVMFKQLLQAEAIAVMQIDAVRVAGVNENIANLLLAARFGVPVCPHAGGVGLCEAVQHLSMFDFVAVSATREGRMIEYVDHLHEHFTVPTDVREGSYRAPLAPGAGMEMRAESRELYAWHGEAVGV, translated from the coding sequence GTGACCCGCATCGTCGCGCTCGAAACGGCCGACATCCGTTTTCCCACCTCGCTGAGCCTCGACGGCTCGGATGCGATGAACCCCGACCCGGACTACTCGGCGGCGTATCTGCGAATCACGACCGACGCCGCGGACGACCTCGAGGGCCACGCGTTCGTGTTCACCATCGGGCGCGGCAACGACGTGCAGGTCGCAGCCGTCGACGCCCTCGCCGGACACCTGGTCGGCCGCGAGCTCGAACCGCTCCTCGCCGACATGGGCGCGACGAACCGCACCCTCATGGACGACTCGCAGCTGCGGTGGCTGGGGCCGGAGAAGGGCGTGATGCACATGGCGATCGGCGCCGTCATCAACGCCCTGTGGGATCTGAAGGCCAAGCGCGCGGGCCTGCCGCTCTGGCAGCTGCTGGCACGGATGACGCCCGAGGAGCTCGTCGACCTGGTCGACTTCCGCTACCTCACCAACGCCCTCACCCGCGAGGATGCGCTGGAGATCCTGCGCGCTGCGGTGCCGGGACGCGCCGCGCGGGAGGCGGAGCTGCTGGCGACGGGCTACCCCGCCTACACCACGACCCCCGGCTGGCTCGGCTACTCCGACGAGAAGCTGGCCCGTCTCTGCCGCGAGGCGCTGGCGGAGGGCTTCGGTCAGATCAAGCTCAAGGTCGGCGCCGACCTCGACGACGACATCCGGCGCATGCGCATCGCCCGCGAGGTGTGCGGTGAGGGCTTCCCCATCGCCGTCGACGCGAACCAGCGCTGGGAGGTCGCCGAGGCCATCGAATGGATGCGGGCGCTCGCCCCGTTCGACCCCGCGTGGATCGAGGAGCCGACGAGCCCCGACGACGTGCTCGGTCACGCCGAGATCGCCCGCGCGATCGCGCCGGTCCGGGTCGCGACCGGCGAGCACGCCCACAACCGGGTGATGTTCAAGCAGCTGCTGCAGGCCGAGGCCATCGCGGTGATGCAGATCGACGCCGTGCGCGTGGCCGGCGTCAACGAGAACATCGCGAACCTGCTGCTGGCGGCCCGCTTCGGCGTGCCCGTGTGCCCGCACGCCGGCGGCGTGGGTCTGTGCGAGGCCGTGCAGCACTTGTCGATGTTCGACTTCGTCGCCGTCAGCGCCACCCGGGAGGGTCGGATGATCGAATACGTCGACCACCTGCACGAGCACTTCACCGTCCCCACCGACGTGCGCGAGGGCAGCTACCGCGCCCCCCTGGCGCCCGGGGCGGGCATGGAGATGCGCGCCGAGAGCCGGGAGCTCTACGCCTGGCACGGGGAGGCCGTCGGTGTCTGA
- a CDS encoding RbsD/FucU family protein: MLEGIDPLLTGELLWHLDAMGHSDAVVIADAHFPAASLSTRLIDLPGVGTPAVLAAVRSVLPLDDAPALELMTSADGTVLDVQRELMTAAGVDESGTRFVDRFAYYERARGAFVIVRTGETRVYANALLRKGVVGRA, translated from the coding sequence ATGCTCGAAGGGATCGATCCGCTGCTGACCGGTGAGCTGCTGTGGCATCTCGATGCGATGGGCCATTCCGACGCGGTCGTGATCGCCGACGCCCATTTCCCCGCCGCGTCGTTGAGCACGCGGCTGATCGATCTGCCCGGGGTCGGCACTCCCGCGGTGCTGGCGGCGGTGCGCAGCGTGCTGCCGCTCGACGACGCGCCGGCGCTGGAGCTCATGACCTCGGCAGACGGCACGGTGCTCGACGTGCAGCGCGAACTGATGACCGCCGCCGGCGTCGACGAGTCGGGCACCCGGTTCGTCGACCGCTTCGCCTACTACGAGCGCGCCAGAGGTGCCTTCGTCATCGTCCGCACCGGCGAGACCCGCGTCTACGCCAACGCGCTGCTGCGCAAGGGCGTGGTCGGCCGCGCCTGA
- a CDS encoding FadR/GntR family transcriptional regulator, protein MAVTDEAIEKIKAMIVSGELAPGDRLPPEKELAERLGLSRNSMREAVKALEVIRVLDVRRGDGTYVTSLEPRLLLEATSFAMDMHDDDSLLEVFQVRRILEAHATGAAAQRADDDEIAALEAELRTVASDTDVQTLVAHDLRFHGAIVALGGNRYLASLVDSLTSQTVRARVWRGLTEADAVERTLREHAAIVSAIAAHDVELATSLATAHIAGVEQWLRRARDGV, encoded by the coding sequence ATGGCGGTGACCGACGAGGCGATCGAGAAGATCAAGGCGATGATCGTGTCCGGCGAGCTGGCGCCGGGTGACCGGCTGCCGCCGGAGAAGGAGCTGGCCGAGCGGCTGGGGCTGTCGCGCAACTCGATGCGCGAGGCGGTGAAGGCCCTGGAGGTCATCCGGGTGCTCGATGTGCGACGCGGCGACGGGACGTATGTCACGAGCCTCGAACCGCGGCTGCTGCTGGAGGCGACGTCCTTCGCCATGGACATGCACGACGACGATTCGCTGCTGGAGGTCTTCCAGGTGCGCCGCATCCTCGAAGCCCACGCCACCGGCGCTGCGGCGCAACGGGCCGACGACGACGAGATCGCCGCGCTCGAGGCGGAGCTGCGCACCGTCGCCAGCGACACCGACGTGCAGACGCTCGTCGCGCACGATCTGCGATTCCACGGGGCCATCGTGGCGCTCGGGGGCAACCGCTATCTCGCGAGTCTCGTCGACAGTCTCACCAGCCAGACCGTCCGCGCCCGCGTCTGGCGCGGGTTGACCGAGGCCGACGCGGTCGAGCGCACGCTGCGCGAGCACGCGGCCATCGTCTCGGCGATCGCCGCCCACGACGTCGAGCTGGCCACCTCCCTCGCGACCGCCCACATCGCCGGCGTCGAGCAGTGGCTGCGACGCGCCCGCGACGGCGTCTGA
- a CDS encoding MFS transporter, which translates to MTLTQEIALADSRGRRVGWRGWAALVVLMLPVLLVSVDNTVLSFALPDIARDLAPTSAEQLWIIDAYPLVLAGLLVTMGTLGDRFGRRRMLLIGATGFAAVSAIAAFAPTAGLLIAARAGMGVFGAMLMPSTLSLLRSIFTDRNQRRFAIAVWASMFSAGAALGPIVGGILLEYFWWGSVFLMSVPVLVPLLVLAPLLVPESRDPHPGRIDPLSIALSLATMVPIVYAIKEFAVHGAGVLPLVLLLAGVLFGVLFVRRQLRSSSPMLDMRLFSRGTFSGALVVNLLSVVALVGFLFFVSQHLQLIIGLSPLDAGLALVPGMAAMIVAGLLVVPIARRVDARLVVSVALLFSVAGYVTVGLTAAPDALQPIVLAFVLLGIGIGAAETVSNDLILASVPPAKAGAASAVSETAYELGAVLGTAVLGGILTALYRGGIVLPDGLSEGVAAAARETLAGAVSAAQGLSPAVAEALSDAAAAAFDAGVGVTSLIGAGLVVVAAVVAATTLGTSRPAPEHVDR; encoded by the coding sequence ATGACACTCACTCAGGAGATTGCTCTCGCCGACAGCCGGGGGCGCAGGGTCGGCTGGCGCGGCTGGGCCGCGCTGGTCGTGCTGATGCTGCCCGTGCTGCTGGTCTCGGTGGACAACACGGTGCTGAGCTTCGCGCTGCCCGACATCGCCCGCGACCTGGCGCCCACCAGCGCCGAGCAGCTGTGGATCATCGACGCGTATCCCCTCGTCCTGGCAGGGCTGCTGGTGACCATGGGCACGCTGGGCGACCGATTCGGACGGCGACGGATGCTGCTGATCGGCGCCACCGGGTTCGCCGCGGTGTCGGCCATCGCCGCCTTCGCGCCCACCGCCGGACTGCTCATCGCAGCGCGCGCCGGCATGGGCGTCTTCGGCGCCATGCTCATGCCGTCGACCCTCTCGCTCCTGCGCAGCATCTTCACCGACCGCAACCAGCGGCGCTTCGCCATCGCCGTCTGGGCGTCGATGTTCTCCGCCGGCGCGGCGCTGGGCCCGATCGTCGGCGGCATCCTGCTCGAGTACTTCTGGTGGGGCTCGGTCTTCCTGATGTCGGTGCCCGTGCTGGTGCCGCTGCTGGTGCTGGCGCCCCTGCTCGTCCCCGAGAGCCGCGACCCGCACCCCGGCCGCATCGATCCGCTGAGCATCGCGCTCTCGCTGGCGACGATGGTGCCGATCGTCTACGCCATCAAGGAGTTCGCGGTGCACGGTGCGGGAGTCCTGCCCCTCGTGCTCCTGCTCGCCGGGGTGCTGTTCGGCGTGCTGTTCGTGCGCCGGCAGCTGCGGTCGTCCTCGCCGATGCTCGACATGCGGCTGTTCTCCCGCGGCACCTTCAGCGGGGCGCTGGTGGTGAACCTGCTGAGCGTCGTCGCCCTCGTCGGATTCCTCTTCTTCGTCTCCCAGCACCTGCAGCTGATCATCGGGCTGTCGCCGCTGGATGCCGGTCTCGCGCTGGTGCCCGGCATGGCGGCCATGATCGTCGCGGGACTTCTGGTCGTCCCCATCGCCCGCAGAGTCGACGCCCGCCTGGTGGTGAGCGTGGCGCTGCTGTTCTCGGTCGCCGGGTATGTCACGGTCGGCCTGACGGCCGCCCCCGACGCCCTGCAGCCGATCGTCCTCGCCTTCGTGCTGCTGGGGATCGGCATCGGCGCGGCCGAGACGGTCTCCAACGACCTCATCCTCGCGAGCGTCCCTCCGGCCAAGGCCGGTGCGGCCAGCGCCGTGTCGGAGACCGCGTACGAGCTGGGCGCGGTGCTCGGGACGGCCGTGCTGGGCGGCATCCTCACCGCTCTGTACCGCGGCGGCATCGTGCTGCCCGACGGGCTGTCCGAGGGCGTCGCCGCCGCGGCCAGGGAGACCCTCGCCGGCGCCGTGTCGGCCGCCCAGGGGCTCAGCCCTGCCGTCGCCGAGGCTCTGAGCGATGCCGCGGCCGCCGCCTTCGACGCGGGGGTGGGGGTGACCTCGCTCATCGGCGCGGGGCTCGTCGTCGTCGCCGCCGTGGTCGCGGCCACTACCCTGGGAACATCCCGCCCCGCGCCCGAGCACGTCGACCGCTGA
- a CDS encoding SDR family NAD(P)-dependent oxidoreductase, giving the protein MTRELDSLVAVVTGGASGIGAAIARHLHDGGARVAVLDLDPSAADERFLAVAADVSDRDSVTAAISAVGERFGRIDIVVNNAGIGAQGDIAANDDAEWGRVLSVNVTGIARVTSAALPWLRRSPAAAVCNTSSIAATAGLPQRALYSASKGAVLSLTRAMAADHLREGIRVNAVNPGTADTPWVGRLLDTADDPAAERAALEARQPHGRLVTADEVAAAVRYLVGPQAGSTTGTYIEVDGGMSALRLRPA; this is encoded by the coding sequence ATGACGCGCGAACTGGACTCGTTGGTGGCCGTGGTGACGGGAGGCGCGTCCGGGATCGGTGCCGCCATCGCCCGGCACCTGCACGACGGCGGCGCGCGGGTGGCGGTGCTCGACCTCGACCCCTCCGCCGCCGACGAGCGTTTCCTGGCCGTCGCCGCCGACGTGTCGGACCGCGACAGCGTGACGGCGGCGATCAGCGCGGTGGGAGAGCGCTTCGGTCGCATCGACATCGTGGTCAACAACGCCGGGATCGGCGCGCAGGGCGACATCGCCGCCAATGACGACGCGGAGTGGGGGCGCGTGCTCTCGGTCAACGTCACAGGGATCGCGCGGGTCACCTCCGCCGCGCTCCCGTGGCTGCGCCGCTCGCCGGCCGCCGCGGTGTGCAACACCTCGTCGATCGCCGCTACGGCCGGACTGCCGCAGCGTGCCCTGTACAGCGCCTCGAAGGGCGCGGTGCTCTCGCTGACCCGCGCGATGGCCGCTGACCACCTGCGCGAGGGCATCCGGGTGAACGCCGTCAACCCCGGCACGGCCGACACCCCCTGGGTGGGCAGGCTGCTCGACACGGCCGACGATCCTGCGGCGGAGCGTGCCGCCCTCGAAGCGCGGCAGCCGCACGGGCGGCTGGTCACCGCCGACGAGGTCGCCGCCGCGGTGCGCTACCTGGTCGGCCCGCAGGCGGGTTCGACGACGGGCACGTACATCGAGGTCGACGGGGGCATGTCGGCGCTCCGGCTGCGCCCGGCCTGA
- a CDS encoding amidohydrolase family protein — MRILDSHLHLWDPERLDYPWLTGRLLGRFGVAQWQDATAEASSAERAAVFVQAEAVAAQSIDEVDWVSASAAAAGVRGIVARLTMEDAAAARRELALLRARPLVVGVRRLLQGEEAGFATSRDFLASARAVADAGYVFDACVRSGQLRELAALAEAVPSLTIVLDHLGKPDVSGAPAPAWRADLQRLADLPQVSCKLSGLPAESPEGWTSLQFTPFLDAALEAFGPERLLFGGDWPVSWPYASWERFVRDWATSAAPSHTAAILWDNAQRTYRLR; from the coding sequence GTGCGCATCCTCGACAGTCACCTGCATCTGTGGGACCCCGAACGCCTCGACTATCCCTGGCTGACGGGGCGACTGCTCGGACGTTTCGGAGTAGCGCAGTGGCAGGACGCGACGGCAGAGGCCAGCAGCGCCGAGCGCGCCGCCGTGTTCGTGCAGGCGGAGGCGGTCGCAGCGCAGAGCATCGATGAGGTCGACTGGGTCAGCGCGTCCGCCGCGGCGGCCGGTGTGCGGGGCATCGTCGCGCGGCTGACGATGGAGGATGCCGCCGCGGCCCGCCGTGAACTCGCGCTGCTGCGCGCGCGCCCGCTCGTGGTCGGCGTGCGCAGGCTCCTCCAGGGTGAGGAGGCCGGGTTCGCGACCTCGCGTGACTTCCTCGCCTCCGCCCGCGCCGTGGCCGATGCCGGGTACGTCTTCGATGCGTGCGTGCGCTCCGGGCAGCTGCGCGAGCTCGCTGCCCTGGCCGAAGCCGTGCCGTCGCTGACGATCGTCCTCGACCACCTCGGCAAGCCCGACGTGTCCGGCGCCCCCGCCCCGGCGTGGCGGGCGGATCTTCAGCGCCTGGCCGACCTGCCGCAGGTGTCGTGCAAGCTCTCGGGTCTGCCCGCCGAATCGCCGGAGGGCTGGACGTCGCTGCAGTTCACGCCGTTCCTCGACGCCGCCCTGGAGGCCTTCGGCCCGGAGCGCCTGCTCTTCGGAGGCGACTGGCCGGTGTCGTGGCCGTACGCGTCGTGGGAGCGGTTCGTGCGGGACTGGGCGACGTCCGCCGCCCCGTCCCACACCGCCGCGATCCTCTGGGACAACGCCCAGCGGACGTACCGCCTGCGCTGA
- a CDS encoding aldo/keto reductase: MSDRATAATPALTPLGYGAANLGNMFRPLGDDEAWEILEAAWDAGIRYFDTAPHYGLGLSERRLGAFLRTKPRDEYVLSTKVGRLLRPNPDDDGGLDTANDFHVRTDLHRVWDFSEDGVRAGVAESLERMGLDRVDVVYLHDPERHDLDLALAEALPALTALRDDGTVTAVGIGSMVSSALAACVGAADLDVIMIAGRYTLLEQPAVADTLPACRATGTDVVAASVFNSGLLARPRPDREGRYEYGRLPDALWERLQAIMAVCDAHEVPLPAAAVQFPLRETTVRSVVVGGSRPSQLRQNAEWMAQDLPDDFWAELAERELIAP; this comes from the coding sequence GTGTCTGACCGCGCGACGGCGGCGACGCCCGCACTCACGCCGCTCGGCTACGGCGCGGCGAACCTCGGCAACATGTTCCGCCCTCTCGGGGACGATGAGGCGTGGGAGATCCTCGAAGCGGCATGGGATGCCGGCATCCGCTACTTCGACACCGCACCGCACTACGGTCTCGGTCTCTCCGAACGTCGGCTGGGGGCGTTCCTGCGCACGAAGCCGCGGGACGAGTACGTGCTGTCGACGAAGGTCGGGCGGCTGCTGCGCCCCAATCCTGACGACGACGGCGGACTCGACACCGCCAACGACTTCCACGTGCGCACCGACCTGCACCGGGTGTGGGACTTCTCCGAGGACGGCGTGCGCGCCGGGGTCGCCGAATCCCTCGAGCGCATGGGCCTGGACCGGGTCGACGTGGTGTACCTGCACGACCCCGAACGACACGATCTCGACCTCGCCCTGGCCGAGGCCCTGCCCGCCCTCACGGCGCTCCGTGACGACGGCACCGTCACTGCTGTCGGAATCGGATCGATGGTCAGCTCCGCGCTGGCGGCGTGCGTGGGCGCCGCCGACCTCGACGTCATCATGATCGCCGGCAGGTACACGCTGCTCGAGCAGCCGGCCGTCGCCGACACCCTGCCGGCGTGCCGCGCGACCGGCACCGACGTGGTCGCCGCCTCCGTGTTCAACTCGGGATTGCTGGCCCGGCCACGTCCCGACCGCGAGGGTCGTTACGAGTACGGCCGGCTGCCGGACGCACTGTGGGAGCGCCTGCAGGCGATCATGGCGGTGTGCGATGCGCACGAGGTGCCGCTGCCGGCGGCCGCGGTGCAATTCCCGCTGCGCGAGACGACCGTGCGGTCGGTCGTCGTCGGCGGCAGCCGGCCGAGCCAGCTGCGCCAGAATGCCGAATGGATGGCGCAGGATCTGCCCGACGACTTCTGGGCGGAGCTCGCCGAGCGCGAGCTCATCGCCCCCTGA